Part of the Sporosarcina sp. FSL K6-2383 genome is shown below.
ATGGTAAAGGATTTGCCGTTGTTGCTGAGGAAGTACGAAAGCTTGCTGAACAATCCAATGAAGAAGTACTGGAAGTAGAAAAAATTGTGCAAGGGATTTCAGAAATTATCGGGCAAGTTGTCATTTCTACATCAGAGAGTACAAAGCTTGTTGAATCTGGAACAAAAACAGTACGTTTAACAGCGCAATCGTTGGGTCATATTTCAGATGCTGTAGCAGAAACGGTTGGCGAAATTGAGATGATTTCAAAATTGGCGACAGCTGAAGCAGAAAGTTCAGATCGTGTTGTGGCACTCATCAATCAGTTGGCACAATCGATTCATGTCATTGATGACTCCACAAATAATATTTCAGCGGCTGTTGAAGAGACGACAGCATCGATTGAAGAAGTTGCTATACGCTCAAGTGAGACAAGTCAGATGGCGCAGGAACTTGAACAGTCAGTAGGTCAATTTAAATTATAAAAAAGAAATCCCCTTGCAAAAGCGAAAAAACGTTTGCTGGGGATTTCTTTTTATTACGTTTGAAAGATTATTTTCAAATCATTAAAAACAACTGGGCGTTAATTCAATAAGGAGAAAACGACGCTCAATTCTTAATAATGCAGCTACTCTAATAGGAGCAAAAGAGTTACATCTTCTATCGGAATACATTATAATTTTCAGTGGACAATTATTTGTACCATACTATTTTTAAAAAGGAGAATACACATGACAAAAGTTAGTCACCTTCGTCACATCACCATGTCTTTATCATTACTTTTAGCAATGCTTGTTCTAGCTGCTTGTGGATCAAGTACTGGGAACGATACGAACAAGGAAAAAGAAGCTTCCTCTGTTTGGGATAAAATCACCGAAAATGGTGAAATGGTTGTAGCAACATCAGGAACACTCTATCCAGCTTCTTATCATGATAGTGAGGCGAACGAATTAACAGGTTACGAAGTTGAAATTATGAAAGAGATTGGTAAACGTTTAGAATTGGATGTTAAATTTGTAGAGATGGGCTTAGATGGTATGCTTACATCTTTAAATAGTGGGCAAGTGGATCTTGCGGTAAATGATATTGAAATTACAGAAGAACGTCAAGAGAAATTCACATTTTCTGAGCCTTACAAGTATTCATACGGGACAGCCATCGTCCGTAAATCGGATCATTCTGGTATCGAATCCTTAGAAGATTTAAAAGGAAAAAAAGCGGCTGGGGCTGCGACGTCTGTTTATATGCAAGTTGGACGTGACTATGGTGCGGAAGAGGTCATTTATGACAATGTGACAAATGATGTCTACTTGCGTGATGTTGACTTGGGTCGTACGGATGTCATTTTAAATGATTACTATTTACAAAAGCTCGCGCTTGCCGCATTCCCAGAATTTGAAATTATGATTCACCCAGCGATTAAATATCACCCAAATGTCCAAGCAATTATTATGAAAAAAGATAATGAAGAATTATTGGAGCAAGTGAATAATGTGTTAGCTGATTTACATGCTGATGGAACCGTTTCTGAACTGTCGAAGCAATTTTTTGGTGGAGAAGATGTTTCGGTTGAACAAGATTTTGATTTTGAGTAACTGGAAAGGCGGTTTGGAAGGTGGGAGCGATTGACTGGGGCAACATCTTCGACTTACAACTGGCGATTACATCATTACCTTATATTTTACAGGGAATAGGCTACACCATTTTGATTTCGTTCGGGGGTATGTCAATTGGGCTTGTTATTGGGTTCATCCTTGCGCTTGGACGAAACTCGAAATGGCACATCATCAAATGGCCAGCGCGGTTATTCATTTCTTATATGCGTGGCACGCCGATGCTCGTATTTCTGTTTCTTCTTTACTTTGGTTTACCTAATATCGGCATTCAGTTTACTGCTGTAACGGCGGCATTAATCGGCTTTAGCTTACATTCATCCGCCTATATGGCTGAAATCAATCGGTCTGCGCTAAATTCAGTCGAAAAAGGTCAATGGGAGGCGGCTACGGCGCTTGGTATGTCATATTGGCAAACGATGTGGTCGATCATTTTGCCGCAAGCGACACGTATTGCAATTCCTCCTTTATCCAACGTGCTATTGGACCTGATTAAGGCATCGTCGTTAGCTGCGATGATTACTGTGCCTGAACTGTTTCAACGGGCTAAAATTGTCGGTGGAAGAGAATTCGACTATTTGACGGTATATATTCTTGTTGGCTTTGTGTATTGGGGTATTAGTGTGCTTGTTGAAGTATGGCAAAGTAGGTTGGAAAGGCGCTTTAGTTTTAGTCAAAAGTGATTAAATATAGGCAGATATCGCATGGCGAAATAGGTATGTTTTGTTGCAAAAGTTTAGCGAGGATATGTTATAATTAAAATATAAAATCGTAATGAGGAGCTAATAACATGCTAAAAGATATCTTTATGGGTTTATCTCAAAATCAACTTTTGAATGGTGCTGCTAAAAAATATGGCCTAAAGCTAGGTGCACAAAATGTCGTAGCAGGAACAAACGTGGAAGAAACGATTCAAAGCATTAAAGAACTGAACGCTCATGGGATTTCTTGTACGGTTGATAATCTTGGAGAATTCGTCTTTGAAAAGTCGGAGGCAACAGCTGCGAAAGAACAAATTCTAGCGGTTATTGAAGCGATTCGTGAAAATGGGGTTGACGCGCATATTTCGTTAAAACCTTCACAGCTCGGTTTAGATATTGACTATGATTTCTGCTTAGAAAACTTGCGGGAAATCGTTAGCAAGGCAAACAGCTATGATATTTTTGTTAACTTCGATATGGAAGATCACGCACGTTTACAGCCTTCTTTCGATATTATGGAAGAACTTTCAAAGGACTATAATAATGTAGGGACAGTCATTCAAGCCTACTTCTTCCAGGCAGAAGAAGACCTTCATAAGTATAAAGATTTCCGCCTTCGCATTGTAAAAGGTGCCTATAAAGAGTCTGCGAATGTGGCGTATCAAGAAAAACAACAAATTGATGAAAACTATATTAAGTTGATTGAATGGCATTTATTGAATGGTAAATTTACATCAATTGCAACGCATGATCATAATGTCATCAACCATATTAAACTGTTCGTGAAGCAAAATAACATCCCGAATGAGAAGTTTGAATTCCAAATGTTATATGGCTTTAGAAAAGATATGCAGCTTCAATTAGCAAAAGAAGGTTATAACTTCTGTACGTATGTACCTTTTGGACAAGACTGGTATGGCTATTTCATGCGTCGGCTTGCTGAAAGACCACAAAACTTGAACCTTGTTGTGAAACAAGTATTCAATAAAAAAACGAACACAATGATTGGACTAGCAGCAGGGGCATTCGCAATTGGAAGATTGACGAAGAAAAAATAAACCGAAAATAAAAGTGTAAAGAATGAGGTATAATTCATTCTTTACACTTTTTTTGTTATATATGAATTTTGAAGATGGTTTGTAATATGTGTAATTTGTCTTCTGGTGAAAGTTCAGAAGTTGTCTGAACCCTATTTTCTACAGTAGTCATTGTATGGTCAGCTAATGTAATTCGTCCAATATCAGTTGCTATAGAGACGATATCATGATGCGTAAAAGTAGATTCTTTTGCGACTTGGTTGAAGATACAGCCTTCATGGAAGTCAACAAGGTTTTTCTTTGAGTCATGAAAACGATATAATGTTCGACTTCCTGCCTTGTTTTCTTGGATCAAATCAAAAGAGTTTTCAGTAGCCTGTTTCACCTTATACACCCCATTGATATCGGTTTGTTCACTTTCATCCAATGGAATAGGTGTGCGGGGCGTAGCGGCACCGAAACCAACATCGACAAGATAGGGCTGGTCGAGATGAGCAATGATAGTAGCGTGTGTGTCTGCCTTCGCCCATTGACCATTAGGTCTTAGTACGGTTGCTGCAACTAGATAAGTATCATACCCAAGCTCGGTTAATAACATATGGAACAGCCCATTTAATTCATAACAATAGCCTCCGCGATGTTCCCGAACAACTTTGTTGAAAATACTTTGTTCATTAAGATAGATAGGTACTTTTCGAATGACATCCAGGTTTTCAAATGGAACATGGTGTAAGTGCTGATGTTGTAACTTAGTTAATTGGGAGAGAGACACCTCTTTTGATGAAGGTGCATTGAATCTCTCCAAATATTGTTGTATGTCCAATAAAATCACCTCTCATTTTCAAGCATATCTATGTTATATTAAAGAATTTAATTAGTTTGTATAACGATGACGATGAAATAGGCAACCATTGCAATCAAGCCGATTGGAACTGCGAAGCGTGCCCATTCAATGCTTTTGACGTTAAGTTTACCAGCAGCAATAATATTTGGGATATTCCCTGGGATTAGCATCCCGCCACTAACGAGAAGTCCGAGTAAGATGGCCCGAATTGTTGAATTGTCCATCGTCGGGCTAATTTCAGCAGCTGTTAACGTCGCATTATCTAGCACCGCAGAGATCATGTTAATCCAATATAGAACAAACGGGTGAAGGCTTAGTAAATATTTTTCAATGAATGGCTCGAAGCCGGCACCGAGAAAAGTAAGTGCCATGACGAATAGGTATACTTTAAAGCCGCGGATAATAATTTCGAGATACGACTCCGTCCCTTGATATTCTGCCAATTGTTCAATTTTCTTTTCTGGTTTGATCAACAATGCGGCTAGTACCCCGAATACAATCACTCCGACAATAATATCTGTACCTAAAAGTCTAAATAAATAGAAGAAATCCTGATTAAGTTTGCTTGTGGCAATTGTGGAAAGTGGTTCGCCAATCGGTGTCAAAACAGCGCCAAGACCAATGGAATAACACGTTAAAATAACTAAACGAATTTCTGATTTTCGATCAAGATGTAAAACGCTGACAACTGCCACAAGAACAATTGCTGCAATGATTGCAGTAATTACACTTGAGACGAGCCCAAGAACAATTACAATTAACGCCAAAAACAGACGCATTGGCATGGCCTTACTCATCCCAAGTATTCCTTTTTCAATGGGGTTTTGGAACCAACGGAATAATATTCCTGCGATAATAACCGCTAATGTAATATGTAAGGGATCCTCCAACGCTTTGAAGATAAGGCCTTTGTCGAGCACTTGGCTTACAACGACAGCTGCAATTCCCATAATAAACAGAAAAACCTCTAAATTACGTTCGACAATTTTAACTGTAAATGGTAGAAACAGTACGAGTATTAAAATAATCGTTAATCCGAGTATCATAATTTAGCCCCTTTTCTTTATACTTTTATAGATGATAATATAACCATCGTACCATTTTAAAAGCGATAAAAAAACTATTGTTCGAAAAAACACTCAACTCGTTAAATGGTATATCGAAATAATAATAATTCAGGACGCGGCGGAGGGCTGGGTAAAACTTATTCCGCGTTAATGTTCATAAAAACAAGCAGTTCCGCGATGATGACGGAACTGCTTGTTTTATTTGATTCACTTAATGAACACCTTTCATATAACGCTGAATGATAGGGGACAAGGCGAATATGATGATACTGAGTAGAATCGCGCTTCCGCCGATAATTCCGAAATACATCATTTCAGTTTCAGGTGAGTAAAATTTAACGAGCTGTGCATTCAATCCTTGTGCTGCCGCGTTCGATAGGAACCAGAGGCTCATCGTTTGTGCAGAGAATGCAGCTGGTGCTAGCTTCGTCGTTGCGGATAGTCCGACAGGTGATAAGCATAATTCACCCAAGACGACGATGAAGATGCTTAAAATGAGCCACATTGGGTTAACAAGTGTATCTGTCCCACCAAAGTACGAAGGTACCAAGATGACGATGAACGATAGACCGGCAAATAGTAGACCTAATGAGAATTTCTTTGGAATTGACGGCTGGCGATCGCCGAGCTTCATCCACAGCCAAGCAAAGACGGGTGCTAGTGTGATAATGAATAACGGGTTAAATGATTGGAAAAAAGCTGGTGAAATTTGATAGCCGAAAATATTAAGATTCGTTCGTGTATCTGCATACAGTGCCAAAATGGTCGATCCTTGCTCTGCAATTGCCCAAAACATGACGGATGCCAAGAAAAGTGGGATAAATGCAATAATCCGGGACTGTTCTACTGCGGTTGTTTTCGGGCTTCTGTACATAACGATGAAATAAATCGTTGGAATAAGGAAGCCGAGTATCCCGACAATAGCGATAAATGAATCGAATGTCAGCCAGCCTTTTGGAATCGCGATAGCAATTAGAATGGCGAGCGCAACAGTTGATATTCCAATAATCGAATAGATTTTTTTCTTTTCATCAGGTGCTAATGGGTTGCCGACTTGCGTACCTGCAAGACCGAGACTGTTTTTCTTGGTTACGACAAAGACAACCAATCCGATAAACATCCCAATTGCAGCGACACCAAAACCAAGGTGGAAGCTTGTTTTCATCAATTCACCAACAATTAGTGGAGAAATGAAAGCTCCTAAGTTGATACCCATATAGAAAATACTGAATCCAGAGTCGCGACGATTATCTGTTTCCGAATAAACATCACCTACCATACTGGAGACGTTCGGTTTTAATAAGCCTGTCCCGATAACGATAAGTACCATTGAGATGAAAAATAATGTAATGTTGCCGGGAATTGCAAGCGCGATATGCCCGAGCATGATGAAAATACCACCATAGAATACCGCTTTCGATGTACCAAATATCCGGTCGGCTAACCAACCGCCAATAATTCCTGACATATAAACCAAGGAACCG
Proteins encoded:
- a CDS encoding transporter substrate-binding domain-containing protein — protein: MTKVSHLRHITMSLSLLLAMLVLAACGSSTGNDTNKEKEASSVWDKITENGEMVVATSGTLYPASYHDSEANELTGYEVEIMKEIGKRLELDVKFVEMGLDGMLTSLNSGQVDLAVNDIEITEERQEKFTFSEPYKYSYGTAIVRKSDHSGIESLEDLKGKKAAGAATSVYMQVGRDYGAEEVIYDNVTNDVYLRDVDLGRTDVILNDYYLQKLALAAFPEFEIMIHPAIKYHPNVQAIIMKKDNEELLEQVNNVLADLHADGTVSELSKQFFGGEDVSVEQDFDFE
- a CDS encoding amino acid ABC transporter permease, which produces MGAIDWGNIFDLQLAITSLPYILQGIGYTILISFGGMSIGLVIGFILALGRNSKWHIIKWPARLFISYMRGTPMLVFLFLLYFGLPNIGIQFTAVTAALIGFSLHSSAYMAEINRSALNSVEKGQWEAATALGMSYWQTMWSIILPQATRIAIPPLSNVLLDLIKASSLAAMITVPELFQRAKIVGGREFDYLTVYILVGFVYWGISVLVEVWQSRLERRFSFSQK
- a CDS encoding proline dehydrogenase family protein, whose translation is MLKDIFMGLSQNQLLNGAAKKYGLKLGAQNVVAGTNVEETIQSIKELNAHGISCTVDNLGEFVFEKSEATAAKEQILAVIEAIRENGVDAHISLKPSQLGLDIDYDFCLENLREIVSKANSYDIFVNFDMEDHARLQPSFDIMEELSKDYNNVGTVIQAYFFQAEEDLHKYKDFRLRIVKGAYKESANVAYQEKQQIDENYIKLIEWHLLNGKFTSIATHDHNVINHIKLFVKQNNIPNEKFEFQMLYGFRKDMQLQLAKEGYNFCTYVPFGQDWYGYFMRRLAERPQNLNLVVKQVFNKKTNTMIGLAAGAFAIGRLTKKK
- a CDS encoding arylamine N-acetyltransferase, producing MDIQQYLERFNAPSSKEVSLSQLTKLQHQHLHHVPFENLDVIRKVPIYLNEQSIFNKVVREHRGGYCYELNGLFHMLLTELGYDTYLVAATVLRPNGQWAKADTHATIIAHLDQPYLVDVGFGAATPRTPIPLDESEQTDINGVYKVKQATENSFDLIQENKAGSRTLYRFHDSKKNLVDFHEGCIFNQVAKESTFTHHDIVSIATDIGRITLADHTMTTVENRVQTTSELSPEDKLHILQTIFKIHI
- a CDS encoding DUF1646 family protein, producing the protein MILGLTIILILVLFLPFTVKIVERNLEVFLFIMGIAAVVVSQVLDKGLIFKALEDPLHITLAVIIAGILFRWFQNPIEKGILGMSKAMPMRLFLALIVIVLGLVSSVITAIIAAIVLVAVVSVLHLDRKSEIRLVILTCYSIGLGAVLTPIGEPLSTIATSKLNQDFFYLFRLLGTDIIVGVIVFGVLAALLIKPEKKIEQLAEYQGTESYLEIIIRGFKVYLFVMALTFLGAGFEPFIEKYLLSLHPFVLYWINMISAVLDNATLTAAEISPTMDNSTIRAILLGLLVSGGMLIPGNIPNIIAAGKLNVKSIEWARFAVPIGLIAMVAYFIVIVIQTN
- a CDS encoding peptide MFS transporter, translating into MSQLTKKQIVESVPQKGFFGHPKGLFTLFFTEFWERFSYYGMRAILVFYMYYEVSNGGLGLDKTVALSIMSIYGSLVYMSGIIGGWLADRIFGTSKAVFYGGIFIMLGHIALAIPGNITLFFISMVLIVIGTGLLKPNVSSMVGDVYSETDNRRDSGFSIFYMGINLGAFISPLIVGELMKTSFHLGFGVAAIGMFIGLVVFVVTKKNSLGLAGTQVGNPLAPDEKKKIYSIIGISTVALAILIAIAIPKGWLTFDSFIAIVGILGFLIPTIYFIVMYRSPKTTAVEQSRIIAFIPLFLASVMFWAIAEQGSTILALYADTRTNLNIFGYQISPAFFQSFNPLFIITLAPVFAWLWMKLGDRQPSIPKKFSLGLLFAGLSFIVILVPSYFGGTDTLVNPMWLILSIFIVVLGELCLSPVGLSATTKLAPAAFSAQTMSLWFLSNAAAQGLNAQLVKFYSPETEMMYFGIIGGSAILLSIIIFALSPIIQRYMKGVH